The following coding sequences lie in one Anas platyrhynchos isolate ZD024472 breed Pekin duck chromosome 15, IASCAAS_PekinDuck_T2T, whole genome shotgun sequence genomic window:
- the LOC113841199 gene encoding olfactory receptor 10H1-like: MRRENQTVPTGFAFIGFSYFPKLQAVLFVLFLLMHVVTLVGNIMIMFVIRLNQQLHVPMYFFLSALSFSEICYTFSIIPKMLSGLVLGTRTISFLGCAAQMHFSFMFGFTHSFLLTVMGYDRYVAICQPLHYSTVMTSRACTQLVAASWAGGGLLGLLVTSAVFQLPFCQSHRIDHFFCHVPPILQLACAGGEVVGTVVGIFCITALLGCFLFILLSYAFILGWILQMPSAKGRHKAFSACASHITVVVVHYGCASVIYLKHQSPRAAGASVLIDVSYTVFTPFLSPIIFSLRNKDIKNAFWKSLKKVFVQDLVSVTGVIIANFYLFIFPLVVPCCF, from the coding sequence ATGAGAAGGGAGAATCAAACCGTTCCAACAGGGTTTGCTTTTATTGGGTTTTCCTACTTTCCTAAACTCCAGgctgtgctgtttgtgctgtttCTCCTCATGCACGTGGTGACCCTAGTTGGAAATATTATGATAATGTTTGTTATCAGGCTGAATCAGCAGCTGCACGTGcccatgtattttttcctaagtGCTCTGTCCTTCTCAGAAATCTGTTATACCTTCTCCATCATCCCAAAGATGCTGTCCGGATTAGTGCTGGGAACTAGAACCATTTCTTTCCTGGGCTGCGCTGCACAGATGCATTTCTCCTTCATGTTTGGATTCACGCACTCTTTCCTCCTGACGGTGATGGGATATGACCGGTACGTGGCGATCTGTCAGCCCTTGCATTACAGCACCGTGATGACCTCCCGAGCCTGTACCCAGCTGGTGGCTGCCTCATGGGCAGGGGGTGgtctcctggggctgctggtgacCAGCGCTGTGTTCCAGTTACCGTTCTGCCAGTCCCACCGCATTGACCACTTCTTCTGCCATGTGCCCCCCATACTCCAGCTGGCTTGTGCTGGTGGCGAGGTGGTTGGCACTGTAGTTGGCATCTTTTGCATTACTGCCTTGTTGGGATGCTTTCTGTTCATCCTTCTCTCCTACGCCTTTATCCTTGGCTGGATCCTGCAGATGCCATCAGCCAAGGGGAGGCACAAAGCTTTCTCCGCCTGTGCCTCCCACATCACCGTAGTGGTGGTGCACTATGGCTGTGCCTCTGTCATCTATTTGAAACACCAGTCACCCCGTGCTGCAGGAGCTAGTGTTCTGATTGATGTGTCTTACACTGTCTTCACCCCCTTCCTGAGCCCCATCATTTTTAGTCTGCGAaacaaagatataaaaaatGCCTTTTGGAAATCTCTGAAGAAAGTATTTGTCCAGGATCTAGTTTCAGTTACAGGAGTGATTAttgctaatttttatttatttatttttcctttggtagttccttgctgcttttga
- the LOC139998762 gene encoding maestro heat-like repeat-containing protein family member 7 produces the protein MRFRRCRHWRRHRVVLGRYPCNHRFIPPCRRAVRRIQSCSRTNWQETWSPEESRFPLHSLDFLPPNPNAWLWDFGKEEAKNFIQIFVSTKKDEEKKMKFLESICTMCRDCSLLEDMDAFCREMELAENIKVLLEEEPTDSLHTAFRMKAMLTIATLSATVESALDGKKESLLHACFKSVFFLPPYLDMSAAEKDLYTKTMNAMEIMLQAFVRNCPISSVGKELQNILQALLHYANSHNTAVRKIALQKIERMSDFLVTYLGKTLFTARKCKGSPGTHKEVHIPILGQLLGHLFIFSGGKDTTRIRALDALYHFYAFLTEGRECILREDMLYYAVRHKKLEYAKLPFSITSTPCEIAKGFGGHLFPDERLDIILTALEALQDSSIHDKQGACSVLDAALEDPDYWLTDVPKTMECIRRNLGSIHTASARQCLDSLLLELTNMMSREEAKNLLQFSLPRDSTDLAMWEVILAMPKTLEKILNIIMEDLPLRNWCTAVTEDTCIRRLAMLAQNHISEEDFVNPVHLQSYLRHPRPMMRFLVLNGLCTVSESPEKARKIQVLLPDILEALQDTNTDVVLKALLVLKNVMAHVERWKASGLALQLAEKLLPLFDHASSQVREHSICLFQAVVEAVLQQRKKEMKRRVHRSFLPLYFHMRDQSESVAKASGKALAVAAEFLRRKELKRFVQTEQTWRIGECLVTPWCWP, from the exons ATGCGGTTCCGACGCTGCCGCCACTGGAGAAGACACCGTGTTGTCCTGGGGAGGTATCCTTGCAACCATCGCTTCATTCCTCCATGCCGCAGGGCGGTAAGGAGAATCCAGTCCTGCTCCAGGACGaactggcaggagacctggtctccTGAGGAGAGCAGATTTCCGCTGCACTCCTTGGATTTCCTGCCACCGAATCCCA ATGCCTGGTTATGGGATTTTGGCAAAGAGGAAGCCAAGAACTTCATCCAGATTTTTGTCAGCACAAAGAAG gatgaggaaaagaaaatgaagttccTGGAGAGCATCTGCACCATGTGCAGAGACTGTTCCTTGTTGGAGGACATGGATGCCTTCTGCCGCGAAATGGAGCTGGCAGAGAACATCAAG GTTTTGCTGGAAGAGGAGCCCACAGACAGTTTGCACACAGCGTTTCGAATGAAAGCCATGCTAACTATTGCTACGCTCAG CGCCACAGTGGAGTCAGCACTGgatggcaaaaaggagagtctCCTGCATGCCTGCTTCAAGAgcgtcttctttctgcctccctaTTTGGACATGTCAGCGGCAGAAAAAGATCTCTACaccaag ACCATGAACGCCATGGAAATCATGCTGCAGGCCTTTGTACGCAACTGTCCAATCTCCAGTGTCGGCAAGGAGTTGCAGAATATTTTGCAG GCGCTGCTGCACTATGCCAACTCCCATAACACAGCTGTGCGCAAGATTGCCCTGCAGAAGATTGAGAGGATGAGTGATTTCCTGGTCACATATTTGGGGAAG ACCTTGTTCACTGCTAGAAAATGCAAGGGCAGCCCTGGCACCCACAAAGAGGtccacatccccatcctgggacagctgctgggccacctcttcattttcagcGGTGGCAAAGATACCACCAGAATCAGAGCTTTGGATGCTCTTTATCACTTCTACGCATTCCTCAcagaaggaagag aatgcatattgagagaggacatgctatattatgcagtgagacacaagaaattggagtatgcaaaacttccattttctataacatcaactccgtgtgaaattgccaag gggtttggaggacatctcttccctgatgagaggctggacatcatcctcacagcccttgaagctttacaagactccagcatccatgacaagcagggggcctgcagcgtgctggacgcagccttggaggaccctgactactggctgacagat gtgccaaagaccatggagtgcatcaggagaaacctgggcagcatccacacggcatcggcgcggcagtgcctggactccctgcttctcgaGCTGACCAACAtgatgtccagggaagaagccaagaacttgctgcagttctctctgccacgtgacag cactgacctggccatgtgggaggtgatcctggccatgccaaAGACCTTGGAGAAGATTTTAAACATCATCATggaagacttgccgctgcgcaACTGGTGCACCGCAGTCACcgaagacacctgcatccgtcgcttggct atgctggcccagaatcacatttctgaggaggactttgttaacccagtgcacctccagagctacctgaggcacccaagaccaatgatgcgctttttggttctgaacgggctctgcaccgtgtcagagagccctgagaag gcaaggaaaattcaggtcctgctgccagacatcctggaggccctgcaggacaccaacacagatgtggtgctgaaggccctgcttgtgctgaaaaacgtgatggctcatgtggagaggtggAAGGCCAgtggcctggctctgcagctggctgagaagctcctgccactctttgaccac gcgtccagccaggtgcgggagcactccatctgcctcttccaagccgtggtggaggctgtgctgcagcaaaggaagaaggaaatgaagaggagagTGCACAGGAGctttctcccactctactttcacatgagagaccagagtgagagcgtagcaaag gcctctgggaaagctctcgccgtggctgcagagtttctgcgacgcaaggagctgaagcgcttcgtccagacagaacagacgtggaggattggggagtgcttg